The genomic segment AAGGTTTCCGCTCGGCGGAGCCCGAACGGGTCGCTCTGGGAGGTGTGGGAGCGGTTGAGCCTCGGCATCGCACCACGACCGAGTCTAAAACGCCGGTGGGGATTACGCCTTGGATGTGATCGTTGAGGAAGGGTCTGAATCCGCGGCCTCACCGTTTTCTTCCTCGGCAGGCTTTTCTTCTTCCGGCACGTCGAACCACTGCACCAGCATCTCGTCCCACCAGGTCTCGTCGATCTCCTTCCCGGGATCAATCCCGAGAAACGCGACATCGTCCTTCGTCACATCCGAACCAACCAGCTGAGGCTGGAACTTGGCCCGATCGATGACTTCCTTGGTCGCGTACCCACCAATGATCCAGGAGTCAGGATCGGCGCGGCGGGATTTATAGGCCTTGAGCCCGAGCTTGAGATACATAAAGATCTGCTGTTGCGTAGGCTCCGCGACGCCGGATTGCGGCAGCCCCAGGGTCTTCTCAATCTTCTTGCGCCAATGCCGATCATCGTACCGAGACGTGATCAACTGGAGCATGGTTTTTCCCTGTTCGGCATCAAGCGGCATGGTGCTCCTGATTTCTCCTACGCACTGAGGTGTTGTTTAAAGAAAGCCTTCGTCCTTGCCCAAGCATCCTTGGCCGCCTCAGGCCGATAGACCGTCTTATCCGTATCACGGAAAAACGCATGAGGCGCGCCGGGATAGGTCTTAATTTCCCCAGGCTTATTGTACTTCTTCAGCGCCGCCGCAAGCCGCTGCACGTCCACCTTGGTTATCCAGCCATCGTCTTCACCATAGATATAGAGAACCGGACCGGCAAGCTTCTGTAATGGAGTGTCGGGATTTGGCACCTGGCCATAAAATGGCGCGGCGGCTTTGATGTCAGAATTGACGCAGGGCAGCATCAACGCATAGGACCCGCCCATGCAGAATCCCGTGACGCCGATTCGCTTCGCGTCTACTTCCGGAACGGTCTTGAGATATGCCACCGTCGCATTCAAGTCCGTCAGTCCATCTTCTTGTTTGAGGGTATTCATCAACTTGCCTGCTTCGGCTGGATCTGTTGTAAGAGCATTGCCCAGACGGGAGTAGAGGTCCGGCGCGATGGCGACGTAGCCCTCTGCGGCATAGCGACAGGCCACGTCCTTGATGTGGTCGGTCAGTCCCCACCACTCCTGAACCACGATAACCGCGGGACGCCGCTCTTTGGTGTGAGGAGCTGCGACAAAGGCCCGCATCGTCACCTTGTCGCTAGGATACTGGACCATCGTTTCCCTGATTGACTCGGCCATAAGTCACCTCCAGCCTGGCGCAATGATGAATGAGGAATTTTGAATTATGAATTGAGACGGGAAGTCATTCCACACTCATCATTCAACATTCAGCATTGCAACTGATCGCCATGGCGATCAGTTGCCCGCTACCATCATCTCTGCAATCTTCACGGTCGGACTGGCGATGCGACCACGAAACACCAGATCGCTGCCGATCATTTCTATTCCGGCAAACATGTCATTCAAATTGCCTGCAATCGTGATCTCTTCAACTGGATAGGCCAACTCTCCCCCTTCGATCCAAAACCCAGAGGCGCCTCGTGAATAATCACCCGTCACCATATTAATGCCAAAACCAATGAGGTCCGTGACATACAGGCCCTGCTTCACCGTCTTAATGATTTCGTCCGCCGTTTTTATCCCTGGCACGAGATAGAAATTGGTAGGACCGACCGAGGGATTTTCCCCGACGCTGCGCGAGGCATTCCCGGTCGAAGCCAATCCGAGCTTCCGCCCTGAGTATGTATCAAGCAGATAGCTCTTCAATACCCCCCGTTCCACCACCGTGGTCTTCCTGGTCGGCAGACCTTCGCCATCGAACGGTCTAGACCCCAGCCCTCCGACCACTTGTCCATCGTCGTACACTGTCACATGCTCAGGGGCCATCGGTTTGTCTAGTCGGCCCGTCAA from the Nitrospirota bacterium genome contains:
- a CDS encoding dienelactone hydrolase family protein, encoding MAESIRETMVQYPSDKVTMRAFVAAPHTKERRPAVIVVQEWWGLTDHIKDVACRYAAEGYVAIAPDLYSRLGNALTTDPAEAGKLMNTLKQEDGLTDLNATVAYLKTVPEVDAKRIGVTGFCMGGSYALMLPCVNSDIKAAAPFYGQVPNPDTPLQKLAGPVLYIYGEDDGWITKVDVQRLAAALKKYNKPGEIKTYPGAPHAFFRDTDKTVYRPEAAKDAWARTKAFFKQHLSA